TGTCTCTTTCCCCTCAAGAAAAAGAATCCCcaccaaaaaaccaaccaaccaagaACCCTAACCACCCAAGCATTTCACTAGCAGAATCATtccttacaaaaacaaaacagacttgCCCATAAACACCTACATAACCTCCTTTGCTTCCAATATTACCTGTATGACAGGGATCGAACAACTGAAGGAATCCACTGAACAGATTCAGTAGCAGTGCTTCCAGATGAGATTTGGGGAACAGCGTATGCAGCAGACAAGGAACAGCACAACAAGCAATAGCAGAACAAAGCAGCGGCTCGACAGAAATTGTCTGGATCTTAAATCAGTATTTTTGAAAGTTGCTTCACTACAACATTTTTGATAGACAGTTTTTTTCCAGCAATTGAGCAATGGTCCACAGTATAAGCAGCAGCAAAAGTGTTTTATTTGCTGTATCATTAGTGTCATTAGAAATGCGATTggtaagaaaaacaacacaaatccacacagaaaagaaagcttaataaaaaacaaacaggactgGAGGGGTGGTGGCGACGAAAACTTAAGCAGAGaatagttttttgtttaaagaaaaagcaacaacaacaaccaaaaaacctcATCCAAGTCTTCCAAGGTTTTCTGGGACACCACCACCGACTTTTGGCCATCAGAGATGGTAACAAATTTTCCTACTGCTTTGCACCAGCGTCCTCCTCCAACCTGGTAGGACTTTTTCAAATCGCTTTAATGTGTTGTAGAGCGTAGATTAAAAACACAAGAACATGATCTCTTTGTAGTAGATAATGGCTTACATGCAACTGTTCTGTACATGCAGATGCACAGACCTTACTCAGCAAATGCTATCTCCTCAAAAAGCACTTCAAGTCATAATAACGCTTCACTTAGTTTAATTCCTGGACTCTCATTAAGGTGGTAGAAgtactgcattttttaaaacaacaacatgcTTCTCCTccttcaaacagaaaatatctttaatatttgaaacaattattttttttttctgacattgAAATGACCAGACATTCTTGATCTATGAAAGTAACAAATGTGTTTCCTTAGCAAGAAATTGCCACAACAATTATCAGTAAACATTATACCCACAACAGTAAGTACATCAAAACCCCACACTTCCATcctaaaataaatcaaaaagcTTCGAcatgaaatacataaaaagttTATTATGTATGTACCCCATTTTGttatctggaggaaaaaaatctgaggCAACAGTTTGGTGCAgtacagagaagcaaagcaataTACAGTAGCTGCACACAGCTTGATTGGTTTCAGATTGCAACTAAATATTCTTACTATGACCGTTAGTACAGAAATGTTCTGTAATTAGAAAAAATGAGAAGTATTACTCTCATGCTGTACAGTCTCATGTCTCTTGGTTAGAAAAGAAGAAGTGATTGAGTTTGAATCTTTCACGCCAACTTGCTAGGCTGTTGCCTCTGGAATGTTCAGCACAAAGGTTAAGCTCCAGACATAATTTAAGTGCTTTTCATGTGCAAACTGTTACTGGCTAAAGCTTTCAAAGTACATTTAATTACAGATATGAACACCCTGTAAAGATATGAGGATATGATAGCAGACCCAGAGGCCAATACAGATTCTTTAAGAGAAATGCTATGTTCCGCTGCAGTAGTTCTAGTCCCTGATTAGGTCCTTCCAAAGAAGCTGCTTGTTTCAATTGTAGGAAATAGACCATTCTTTGACAGAAGCATCATGGGATGTTGTTACCAGAGTATGTTCATCCAACCATGCCAAGCCGCTTACATGATGTAGTCTGTGAGCATCTGTATGGCAGTgcaaaatatcagaaaataattaGGAAGGTGAGATTGATAAAATTTCAGCACTATTCCAAAAGTGATTTTCATGTCCAATCAATACTAGCAGTGTATTTTCTAAGTGATTACATAATAAAAGAAGGTAACAAACTAACTTATATCTGGCTGCTTTAGCTAGATAAAAGAGATTAACATGAAAGCTAAGTTAGTTTGGGAACATATACAGCAACACATCTGCTTCCAGTCTTAGCCTCAGAAAAGAAGCACTATACTGGATTTTAAGACAGACTCGCAACTTTCATAAAGAAGATCCTGAAGCAAACATACCTGGTATCTTGACTCTAGTCTCAGGATCGCTTACAGTCCAAACATATACCATCATATCCATGCCTCCAGAAGCAAAGTGTTCATTGTCTGGTGACCAGGCAATACAAACAACTTTTGCATGATGTCCATAAAAAACATTATGTTCCTGTTTTGAAGTAATTAATGATACAGTGTTATTAGTTTAAGCCACTTCAGAAATATACCAGCTTTCAATGCACGGAATCACAAAATAAACAATGATAATTTTAGTGTGTATTGGAGGTATAAATGAATGTCCTAAATCAAGTACTGACTTCATTTTAAGCCATTTCTTTAAACTCTAATCAGGTAAATAAAATCCAGTTCCTAGACAAAGCAAAGGCTCCATTACATGGAGATCTGTAAAGTGCATATATAGCAAGTCACTTCTTGtttaaacagctttaaaataatgTCACATTCTTCAAAAGCAtagttcttttcatttttgttcaaaaatgaaatatttttctggaaTCCTGCTTTTTTTCTACTGTGCAGATTCAATAAAAGCTTATGACTTTAAAGGCTGATCCACATACTGGCTGctcagatgaaaagcagaagttggCTCTTGGTTAAAGGACAATAGATTGAAGAATGGGACAAGGTTCCTTGCTCTAATGTATCCCTTTTAATTGCTTAGTCCTCACCAGAGAGCTGTTTGCTACAGGCAGCAAAATTACATTGCCAAGTCTGCTGTATTTACTTCATTCAATTTTATCACACACTACAGCATTCTTATCAAACAGCCTGCATTTGTCTCCATTTTACAAAGAGGCACACATTCTCTAATTGACAGGCAcatcatttgtttatttttccctttaaaaactTCATGCTATTGATTCAGCTGATCCAAATACGGAACCTGTATATTTTGTACTTACTTACACTACCCTGTGAAAACCTGATCCTCTCCCTTACCTCATTTATCTAAATGTTTGGTATTAGATTGAATGTGAGCATTTTTCCAGTAGCCAATCTATGCTGTACATTTCCTTCACCTATTCTTACATTCTGGAGGCTTAACATAAGCTACAGTGAAAAGCAGCACTACCTCAAGATGCCACGTAAACAgtcacagaaacaaatacaaattaTTTAGCAATTAAAGCCCACCAGACACATGTTCTACAACAGACATTTATAAACAAATAAGAAACCTGATACAGCATTTCTTACCGCATAGCCATCAGGGACACTAAAGACAGTGACAACTTTGTTTGCATCACAAACAGCAAGAAAGGCACCATCGTGAGAATATGCCAGGTCGGTAACAGGACCTTTAGCTTCCAAAGTCTTATCATCACTTTTTAAAGAGTTTCCTTGGATTGAGTACAAACGGACATTCCCATCCTGCAAGATAAAAGTAAGAAGATaggtacaaaaaaaaatacaaaaaatcaCTGTACAATAGGAACAGGAAGGCTCGCTGAGCTTCTGGAACATTTTCATCAGTTCCACCTAGTACTGCTTACATTGAGAACTACTGAGAAATAGTCTGAAGAACCTGTCATTTATACTGGCAACTCTCCACTAAGTCTAGGGTACAGTAACAAGGGTTTGTCTACTTTAAGTTGTTTTTACCAGTGTAAACTTAAAGACAgtgaacagaagagaaaatatgaaaaagatgTTGGTCACAATGGTGGAAGAACTAGGGGAGCAAAAGGCCAGGAGTACCAGTTTCTCATAGGTTACTTACTATAATACTGCTCCTGTTAGAACTGCCATCTACTTCTCAACAGAACAGACCTACTATTGTTAAATGCTTTTGCCAGTAGTGCAAGTGTTCAAAGTATAGTCTTAAGAAGCACAACCTTACCGTTCCTCCCACTGCTACTGAACCTCCTCCAGGGTGAACAGCCACAGCTTCTGGCTCATAGCCAAGGTCATCaattgcaaaacattttttcttatctttcatCAAGACAAtctgcaaatggaaaacaagaaactCAGCTCCTTCTTCCAAGAGCCTCATGCACAACTATGACTAAGTCACGTTGCTTAGTCATCAGATCCGCTCCGATTGCTCAGAAGCTTACTGTGCCCTGATCCTAAGGGAACTCCTGATCCTGAGGGAATatctccttaaaaaaaaaaggaaaatatgccCATGCATGGTGACTAACTAATCTGCTGTACTGGAATACATAAGTGCTCTATATTAGGGAACACAGGGCACGCTCTACTGCATTCAGCTTTACCTCATTTAGTCagaatacaaaagaaacaaggaTCGAGCAGTATTTTTAGCAATACTTACTTTCCTGCCTGGTTCACTATTAGAGGGGATATAGGATCAAGTTAGCAGCAAGCTAATAGTGCAGTGCAGTTCTACATGAGtcattccaaaagtaatgcctatTTATTTCTAAGGAAACTATAACATACACacaacacaataacactatttgatagagcaaattctcagctacaaaatactattgtTCAGTATAGTCACCAACACTAGCTACGCATTTTCACCACCAATGAAAGACAGCCTGCACGCTGCTATTGTCAAAATCTGTACGATAATCCAGAATGTGCCTTGTTTCTCACACCCACCGTGTGCATCACTGTGCTGACAATTCACTGTTTGGTGGCcctcagcattcagcaagcatcaacaAATGTCAACGGGTGCCATTTTTCCACgtagaggaattcagtgacacacctttgttttGTGCACACTGCCATGTCAGACAGCCCTTCTTGTCACATACCAACAGATTTGAACAGAATATGAATACTAATATTAATACTTACTTGTCCAATGCATAAAACTACAGTATAACCACCAGGACCCACAGCTAAACATTTTGGTTGAACATCCATTTTCACAGCATCCTGGCCACTAGAGGAAGGTGTGGTAagatagaaaagcagaaatacagaaaacatatttcatacttattatttaaaatcaattatttaAGTAATCACCTATTCATGATCCTCAAGGACGTGCATAACTTCTTTTCTGtaacatttccttctgtttactGTTTAGAATGTCAGTATCTCTACCACGAAGCAAGCCTTCCAAGTGAaagtcagtgctgctgctttggagtCTAGATTTCAGATTTGACTTGGTCATCTTAATaggtttttgtgtgtttttatttattttttgctttaactgctgtttattttctttttaatgaagaaatactCATGTTCCACTCCTCCTAACCAGATGTTTATTAACAACACTCCTGTGCATTAATGAACTAGAGAGAAACTGACACCTCTCCCACCAATCCGAATAAGCTACCTGATACATGACCGATATCTATCTAACCTGTGGAAGGGACAAGACAAAGTGAGAAATGTCTGTGAGGCATTTCTCTTTGTCACAGAAAAAAGCAAGGTCGGTACCGCAATCATTTCTACAGTTTCCATGGTAACTTAAACCTGAATAAGTTGCAGCATAACATTATTTGCCATTTAAATCAACAAAACTTGCTATAAAATAAGAAGGCTGTAGTAATATAATAAAAGCCAACAGTTTTACTAACCTGTAGTCCCTCTTGCTAAGGTTGGTATAGCGCACAGTGTCATCCATACTGCAGGTGACAAGCTGATCCATTTCATCCACTGCCATTCTAGAAACCTGGTTTGTATGTCCTTTCCCAGAAAAGCCATCGTTCTCTCCAGTGTCAGAATCCCAATAATGTACACCGCAGAATTAAGGAACATTTGAAGATGGCACTACACTCACATATAGAACCAtatctgaattttaaaatattccacATAAcagaggttggaaggaacctctggagaaTCAGTTGAAATCCTTGCTCAGCAGATCACCCCTTTAATTTGGTTTTGAGCATCTCCAACAACAGTCTCCACATACTCTCTGGCAACCGTGCACTTGTGTTTTAAGAAGGCTCTTATCCTCACACTGTTAAATGAAATTCTGATGTTCTGTAACAAGCTAGATGACCTGCTACAAACAGTGAACACTGGAATAACTAGGATTAAGGTCTGAgaatacaaaatatttcctaaaaGAACTAGAAGTCCTGCAGCACTGGCTTTCCCCTCATGAGAAATATTAACGCCAGTCTGAACTATCACCAGTGCAATACAGAGCTTTGTTGACAAGAAGTCCtggtttttgtttattgttttctaCTGCTGCCAATGTGACACCATTTTAATGTGCCACAGAAAGAAGGATGAAGCTTCAGAATGCTGAACAGTATTTTAGCTAAACACATCACAGTACCAACCATAATCAATGCCCCTCAGGAACCAATTTGTATTTCCAATATTTTACTACATAATCCAACAGGACTGAAACTGAGTCTTCAGAGTTCTTGACTAGAGAGAAAGCCTGGTCGCATTTGGAATGCCAAATGAAGAAGAGAATTGATACAGAgcagaacttaaaaaaaaagaatagtatAGGTAGGAAAAACAACTCTATGACAAATGGTTGTTACCAGGTCAAAGGGATGAACAAGAATTTATCTTCCTTGTCCTGAATATCTAAGAAACCTCAACAGATTACTTTCAGCACATGCCAAAAATGCACCTTTTGTTGTCTCtatcagcaagcagcagcaataCATATTTAGCATGGATAATGAAACATACAAATTAGACTCTCACTTTCCACATATATTTACTTCTTCCTACATCCTCAGTGATAACTGGAAACTAAGACGTAGCCTGTATTTAGCAGGCAAGTTTAAAGACAAACATTAAAACAGGACAGTTAACATTTTATGTCTATTGAGGaaatttgttttttgatttCTGGGTaattccaccccccccccccccccccagccccctcctAATATGTTCCCCTCAGACTTCAAGACCAGAACAATTATCTCTTTATCATTCAAAGGATATTAATATGACCATCGTTACTGCCAGAATAAATATAGGACTTTCCACCATTTTTATGCACTGTAAGACACTGAATTGATTTACTATGACCCTGTGAACAGgacacaaaaaataattattgatgagcaatttttcattttaacatttataAACATCAAATCTATTTGAGAAGAATTACAAGTTATTCAGAAAGTAACCATTTTACTCATAAGCCTTCAACGTCATGCAGGATACAAATCACTAATTAACAATAAAGTTGTTTTACTGCTGCAGTATTGCTCTTTCCATGTACTACCCTTTAAGAAGGAGCAAATAGGTACTGTAAACATCTCTACTGCTTAGCCTGCTGGGCCAGAATACTTTCACAGCCTTTTCATACACAAAGTTTACTTTTCAGGCTTTCGTGGTTTAAAAtaagaactgcagcagcagtagcaggAATCTAGGACATCTGATTCTAGTTCATGCAAAAATGTAAATTCCCATGAGAATGCTGTGTCAGCAAACTCTTTAATTCCTAAAATTAAAGCTTACTTAGCAACCCCAGACACCTTGTCCACAGTCAGTGGATGAATAAGATATCATAGGCAGTTTTCTACCTGTTCTGTATTTCTTGCATCCAAAGAACTCTAAAAACTACTGCAAAACAAGTATGATAACCAtaattgaaacaaaaaattGGGCTGTATTTGTACAGTATCACTGCATGTAATGTTAACCTTTCGATTTATGCAGCTTGCAGTAAGTTGCACATAAATTGCCTGTTTGCCAACACTAATTTAACAAAGCCATCTTTCAGCAGTTACCAATCCATCCAGACAACTCTGCCAAGTCATTTATTACGGAAATTCTGGTGCAACAATATAAGTTTTACTTACCTTTATGACACGTAAAGGTTTATCTGGATTGTTTTTGTCCAAATAATTAATATAgccagagagagaaagagatagTAAATGGTCTTTCTGCCACAAGCAACCCAGCTGCTGATCCAACACATTTGATCCCATATTGAATGTACTGACAACAGAATTAGCACCAACATCCCAAATTTTAGCAGTTTTATctccagaagcagaaagcaattgGCTGCTATCAGGGCTCCAACTAATCTGTAAAAACAAATGCCACAACATAGTAAGTGCATTTATTATTGCAAGACTTCACAGCCCATGAACTTTATAATGCAATACCACGGATCATTTGTACAAATGAGGCGATACTTACAGCATAAATACCTCCATCATGAGCTTTGCCTCCGCCAAGAGCACATACTTTCTCCCCAGTCTTCCCATCATAGataaaaatcttaaaaagaGCACACAAAAGCACacttaaaggaaaagcagcagcaggaaaaaaactgagAACTAAAGCACCATTACTCAAATTGCACATATTCTTTTGCTACAAAATATGCTTGTGTCTATTCAAAAATATGTTGTCTTATCAGCTTACAAGTATTCctgcatttaataaaaatattaaacaagcAAAGTGATGATTCTAAGTAAGCACAGTAAGCCACCATTTATGTTGGATCCTGACATTTGAAACTGTGAAAAGCATGACACTTTGTACTCCCGATGCAATGGCAGCTGCTTAACATCATAGTCATGGGAGTGTGTTTACATGGGAATTCTGTATAGGAGGAGCTCCCTATGGCATATGTTGCTAAACCTGTTCTTACCAACAGGGAGTCCACATGGGAGCTGGGATGCTATCTGTGAGTTCATTATTTCAGAGAGACTTTTCAGGACCATAACAAGAacatacatattgcaaaagcCTGATACATACCTACCAAAATCATCTATAAGAAACAATAGCTAGGAagacagaacagagaaaaagcagagtagAATAATTTAACCAACATCTGCTGTTACAGCTTTATAGAGAGACACAAAGTCTACTTCATTCACTTCTCAGAATAAAATAAGTGTCAACATTGATATTTTAAGATTAATTCTATTTCTAATATGGCCAAGAATCTTCTCATcttaaaattaatacaaaaaattgctgtttttttgtgtttattttttacctgGCCATCTGCACTAGCTGTAGCAAATCTGTTCCCATCAGGAGAAAATCTCACACAGTTCACAAACCGTGTATGGTCCTGTAGAAAAGACAACCATCAGCACAAAAGAACAtatctatttatatatacacaataATCCAGTAACAACAAAGTTCTTTTTGGTCAAGGGAAGAAACTGTGGGATTGGTACTGATGTAGTTAAGCACAAAACCAGGTGAATAAGTACCAGTGTATCAGGAatagatagaaaataaaaacaaaccccaaaacaatCAAACCTTCCACCCAGATGAAATGACAGGATTCATTTCCTCCAGTCATTCAATTCGTCTGCAACATTCTGTAGATTTTGATTCGCCTCATTGTGCAAGTAGGtttcagaaacaggaaaagcGTGACATGAAACACTTCCcatttaaaaccagaaaaaaaaaaaatctaaaagaaGGCAACAGCAATGAAGAATAAATTATCAACTCCAATTCTAGGAGACCACAGTCATGCTAGTTCTGTGAAGTAACCAGGCAAGACTGATGTATGCTCCACAAATAGACTATTTACAAATAGGAGACTATTCAAATGATGTTAACTAGAAAGCACatgttaaaaaggaaagcacCACAATCAGGCCAAAGCTCCCATACAGAGATTTGGGAGACTATTTTTAGTACTACAAAAGGCAGGTTCTAACCTACTTTCTTTGATTaaatatagatttattttttttttcctgataactCACTCTCTAATCTGAACCACCTAGCAGCCTGAACTTGAATCCTATACTACAACTCAAATATCACTTTTAAAGGAAAGCTACATCACATATCAGTTAGAACAGCATTGGTAAGTGATTCAGACTTCACAGTTCCAAAAGAACTAGCTTAGCAAAGTGTAAGTATCAACTTAGGTTCAGAAATAAATTAGGCAACTGCATCACTTCATTGGATTGTAGAGCTCAAAACAATTCCTTTTCTAGAACTGGAATCCTTACTAGTTTACTAAAGGCATATACTCACCAAATTAAAAGCCCTACTACAGTAgtcactaaaaagaaaaagaaaaaaattactaaaCATTTTGGATTTTTACTAGTCCAATTAAATCCAGTATCTCTGCAATaggttgtttgggtttttttgtttgtttgttttgaggttCTGTGACATcaaaaaaagctgaaggaacAGAATTTGCTTTTGGCCTCAAACAGTGATGGATTTAAGTGTGGCGGTCCAAGGCTTGGTTTCATTTCCATACATCTCaatcaaaacaattaaaaaagaaaagcagaaaataagaaggaacagaaaactgACCACAGAAATTATATATCCAACTCTTACTGTAGACATCAGTTATATTTTAAACCACCTCCCCCTACCATTTCAAAGCTGCATCAGAATTCCAGATTCATGCAATCTTAAAAGAGATTTTAACATTCCATTCACATAACCACAATTCACAAATAAAGCACCTTGGAGAGTATTCAGAAACACTACATGCATCTACATCAAGTAGCAGAGCTCAGCAAACATCACTAAAGCTGATGAAAACATCTGTTACTTATGTTACAAAAAAGAACATAATGCTAAAATTCACATGAGGCGGTTAAGAAGGAAACATGaaacaagtatttattttagttctgtCAGCTTAAATCAAGCTTTCAGTTATAACTTAAACATGGGCTCAAGACAGAGACTTGACACCAGCTATGGCTTAAAAGAGGAAATTGAGAAATTGTTTTAACAGTTCAGACTGCAAGCTTGTTGGAAAGCTTTCAGTCAACCTGGTGGACAGTTTAACAAAGCCACAACTAAGCTTAAACTCACACTTAGTGTAAACTTGAACTTGAACGGAGGTCCctcaaagaaagcagcacagttgTCATCACTGCCAGTTGCTAGACGATATggtcttgtttgttttatgtccACGCTGTTGATCACTTTGTTGTGCCCAGTGATTTCACCAACAGAAGAACCACTATCCCACAGGAATACTGCTCCAAATCTAGACAAAGAAACATAGTTCATAAAAGTTACACGTAGATTAACACTTTGATCATCTACAAAGAGCAGATTTAAGTGTGCTCAAAAGAAATTAAGTCATCTCATTAATCTCATGCAAGTATACTGTAGTTCCCAGAAGGAAATTTGATCTTGCTGGAGATGGAACCTAATCTTCATGAGACGACACTGGTTGATCCAGAACTGAGAATCAGAAGATATTCTTCAGTGAGTTTGTTGGTTTGTGAAAGACAGCACACAGCTTTTCCAACTATCAAGTCACtccacagaaaacagagctaGGATAACACTGGATCAGTTTTCTGATTATTTAGTCTAGATTGTGTACCGCCACTTTTACAGAACTATTTAAAGGTATAaggaattatatatatatatatattttgccattttttatttaaaattacttaaaaaacaGTACAATCACTACAGAGGCATTAACCTACCAGAGCATATCTACTAAAAATAGGCTCTGTAAAATCATTTACGATTCCAGATTGGATGTATATATTTCTAATATGAAACAGTCCAGCTTCTTCAAGCAGAAGAGCAAATGTATCCACCAAGGGCCAGGTGGAATGGATGGAGGGACTGAGACAATGAATCTCTCCCTAGTATCAGTACACAGTACATGACAGCTAAAAAATGGTGCAGGAGGTGAGGGAAACAGGACTACACTATATTTTAAGTGCAACACTATCAGGGGTTCTGAGAACTGCTTTTTAGACCTGCCAGTCTTTAAAGAAGACACACAAATCTGTCACAAACTCTTTCCTGGTAACAGACACCTCGTTTAATCAGCCAAGGACAAATGTgtttcaattttcttttaattagcaTAATATTGCTGAAAATATAGGAATGCTGATGAGGGAGAAAATTctaacacatttttgtttttcactcttaTTCAATCTTATCTTCAATTTGAGAGGAGTGAAAGAGGGAGAAATCTTATGGCTTTCCCTTCCTACTCGATCTAAATTATACAAAGGAATCCCTCAAGAGTCATGTTGAACAGATAACTTAAAAAATCATCACCAAAACAAGCAATGCCCACACAATTTTAAACTGGGTGATTCTAAACGAACTGTATTTTCCAAGTATTCTACAGCTTTTAAATACTGCATAAAGAATTTTGCTGTAGAACAGAACATCTTGAATGGGGAAAGTCATGGTTTCCCTCcctcaaagaaataaaagctgtctACAGAGAGCCTTCTTTGCTGGCATACAAAGGTATACACTTATCACTATTTATATACAGacatatagaaataaatacataaagacACTTTTACTcacttttcccttccttctccaaCTACAGCAATTCTTTTGCTATCTTCAGTCCAGGCGAggtcctttatttttcctgcaaatGGCTGATACTCATACTTTAGAAGGTGTTCCTTCTGTGTGGTATCCCAGATTCTCAGCTTTCCAGAGACATCTGCCATAATAAAGTAGAACATAAGTACTGTTGCTCCAGCATGACACAGTCACACAACTCAGCAGCCTCACAGGACACGAACTTTCAGCTAAACTGAACATTTGTACTAAGGATCAACCCTACCCTATTGTAATCATTACAAACAGCTTGATTTAGGAACACTGAAGACCACACCTGTCCCACTGAATTATGCTTGTAACCAGATATTAATGATCAAAATATACAGCAATAACTACAACACAAGAAATGACCTTTTAAGAACACACAAAGTCACACAGCAAGAGAAGGTAAGAATTTGCACATTAAGTGCCTGTTACTATaaaaaattagaataaaaaataaataccaacTACTGGATAGCTCAGCCATACTTCATTGGGATGAAGGCCACATACAATAAGAAAGCAATCTGGTGGACAGTGGCTGATTTAGGAGAAGTAATTATGAATTTCAAGACAAGGACAGGCTAAGAGACCGGGGGCTGTTGAGCCTGGAGAAAGCTGAGAGGTGACCTGGTAACAGCCTtgcagtatctaaaggggagctacaggaaagaaggagactttagcagggtctgtggtgatagaacaaagggaaatggcttcaagttcagggagggtagatttaggttagatatacagaaaaacatcttttacagtgagggtggtgaggctctggagcAGGTTGCCT
This DNA window, taken from Excalfactoria chinensis isolate bCotChi1 chromosome 4, bCotChi1.hap2, whole genome shotgun sequence, encodes the following:
- the WDR1 gene encoding WD repeat-containing protein 1; amino-acid sequence: MPYEIKKVFASLPQVERGVSKIIGGDPKGNNFLYTNGKCVVIRNIDNPAIADIYTEHAHQVVVAKYAPSGFYIASGDVSGKLRIWDTTQKEHLLKYEYQPFAGKIKDLAWTEDSKRIAVVGEGREKFGAVFLWDSGSSVGEITGHNKVINSVDIKQTRPYRLATGSDDNCAAFFEGPPFKFKFTLSDHTRFVNCVRFSPDGNRFATASADGQIFIYDGKTGEKVCALGGGKAHDGGIYAISWSPDSSQLLSASGDKTAKIWDVGANSVVSTFNMGSNVLDQQLGCLWQKDHLLSLSLSGYINYLDKNNPDKPLRVIKGHSKSIQCLTVHKNGGKSYIYSGSNDGHINYWDSDTGENDGFSGKGHTNQVSRMAVDEMDQLVTCSMDDTVRYTNLSKRDYSGQDAVKMDVQPKCLAVGPGGYTVVLCIGQIVLMKDKKKCFAIDDLGYEPEAVAVHPGGGSVAVGGTDGNVRLYSIQGNSLKSDDKTLEAKGPVTDLAYSHDGAFLAVCDANKVVTVFSVPDGYAEHNVFYGHHAKVVCIAWSPDNEHFASGGMDMMVYVWTVSDPETRVKIPDAHRLHHVSGLAWLDEHTLVTTSHDASVKEWSISYN